In Candidatus Eisenbacteria bacterium, one genomic interval encodes:
- a CDS encoding septal ring lytic transglycosylase RlpA family protein, whose product MRWWGRIGVVAALVVVQACSLTKPVAPPVSDGRQEGVASWYGPGFHGKRTANGEVYDQYELTAAHTTLPLGTRVMVTSLTNGRAVEVRINDRGPFVGGRVIDLSYAAARIIGMIGPGTMPVRVEVIGGAPVAIASRRPAPPVVRERARPIEPPPAPAPVVAKAPVAEPPPPPEPRGAYTVVVATLSDAGKAEHLRSRIALKFPDAQVSQVDVGRDRYYRVHVGPYAYRGVAVARAELVNRFGYPAVIADETR is encoded by the coding sequence ATGCGGTGGTGGGGTCGGATCGGCGTGGTGGCGGCGCTGGTCGTCGTCCAGGCGTGCTCGCTCACGAAGCCCGTGGCCCCGCCCGTCAGCGACGGCCGGCAGGAGGGCGTCGCGTCGTGGTACGGTCCGGGCTTCCACGGCAAGCGCACCGCCAACGGCGAGGTCTACGACCAGTACGAGCTGACGGCGGCGCACACGACGCTCCCCCTCGGGACCCGCGTCATGGTGACGAGCCTCACCAATGGCCGCGCGGTCGAGGTCCGCATCAACGATCGAGGCCCGTTCGTCGGCGGCCGCGTGATCGACCTCTCCTACGCGGCGGCGCGCATCATCGGCATGATCGGTCCGGGTACCATGCCGGTGCGGGTCGAGGTCATCGGAGGAGCGCCGGTCGCCATCGCCTCGCGCCGGCCCGCGCCGCCCGTGGTGCGCGAGCGCGCACGGCCGATCGAGCCGCCTCCCGCCCCCGCGCCGGTCGTGGCCAAGGCCCCCGTCGCCGAGCCGCCCCCGCCTCCGGAGCCGCGCGGAGCCTACACGGTGGTCGTGGCGACGCTCTCCGACGCGGGCAAGGCCGAGCACCTGCGCAGCCGCATCGCGCTCAAATTCCCCGACGCACAGGTGAGCCAGGTCGACGTCGGCCGCGATCGCTACTACCGCGTCCACGTCGGGCCGTACGCCTATCGCGGCGTCGCGGTCGCGCGCGCCGAGCTCGTGAACCGGTTCGGCTACCCGGCGGTCATCGCGGACGAGACGCGATGA